The DNA segment ACAATGGATGCAATGATCAGTTTAAAAGCACGGAAATGAAAAACTAATTCTCCAACTTTTGTTGCTAATGACTGGAAATAATATCAGCTATCACTCACGCCACTTTCAATTATAGTAACGcccgcttttcttttttttcccatcatgtCAGGTATCGTGCGAGCCTCCAGCCTCTTCCCCATTCTCAGCACCATCCTCCTGATGCTGGGTGGCCTGTGTGTTGGTGTCGGGCGCATCTACACCAGGAAGAACAACATCCTGCTCAGTGCTGGGATTCTCTTTGTGGCTGCAGGTAACGCCATACTCACGAGAAGACATCCACAGTCATCTCTGATTTacaaatgtattattctcttccAATGGCAATGTTAAAAATTACATAGATCCTACTTTGGGTTCATACATACATCTGAAGTAATTTAAGGTGCTGATTAATGATTCTTTCATTTTCCCTCCAGTCAATCAAGGTGATGTCATCATGTCTCCATCCAGATTGCAACCAAGCTTTCTAATCTGTTTTTCCTCTGTCTCCTCAGGTTTGAGCAACATCATCGGCATCATCGTCTACATCTCCAGTAACGCCGGCGATCCCAGTGACAAGAAAGACGAAGACAAGAAAAACCAATATAACTACGGCTGGTCCTTCTACTTTGGCGCCCTCTCCTTCATTGTGGCAGAGTCAGTTGGAGTGCTTGCCGTCAACATATACATCGAGAAAAACAAAGAGACGCGCTGCCGAGCCAGGCGTGACTTTATCAAATCCATGACTTCCTCTTCGCCATACGCGCGCATCCCGAGCTACCACCGCAGACGGAGGCGCTCGCGCTCCAGCTCCAGGTCGTCGGAGCTCTCCCCGGGGGGGATGAAGCGGGGGGGAGGATTTGGCGGGGAGATGAGCATGCAGGTGGGAGACATATCCCTGTACACCTTCCGCACTGACCCTttgaaggcaggcaggcaatacAGTCCTGAGAGTGACTCTGGCTTCTTGCAGGTGCACAACTGCTTCCAGGAAGATGTGAAAGATGGAGGCAACAGGAGGACCACacccgtatgagcgctcttgtcTGACTTTACAATACGAGAGATATTACTTGACTGTACGTGTCTGTGCAGTGACAtcccaaattattatttttttcattgtttcccCACTTgtcatcaaataaatgtaaatataagACACGGC comes from the Syngnathus scovelli strain Florida chromosome 5, RoL_Ssco_1.2, whole genome shotgun sequence genome and includes:
- the LOC125969569 gene encoding voltage-dependent calcium channel gamma-4 subunit isoform X1 — encoded protein: MAWCDRGLQTLLAVVGAFAAFSLMSIAIGTDYWLYSRAYICNATNASMDDSHAQSKKVKGDLTHSGLWRICCIEGINKGSCFRINHFPDDNDYDTDSSEYILRIVRASSLFPILSTILLMLGGLCVGVGRIYTRKNNILLSAGILFVAAGLSNIIGIIVYISSNAGDPSDKKDEDKKNQYNYGWSFYFGALSFIVAESVGVLAVNIYIEKNKETRCRARRDFIKSMTSSSPYARIPSYHRRRRRSRSSSRSSELSPGGMKRGGGFGGEMSMQVGDISLYTFRTDPLKAGRQYSPESDSGFLQVHNCFQEDVKDGGNRRTTPV
- the LOC125969569 gene encoding voltage-dependent calcium channel gamma-4 subunit isoform X2, whose translation is MAWCDRGLQTLLAVVGAFAAFSLMSIAIGTDYWLYSRAYICNATNASMDDSHAQSKKVKGDLTHSGLWRICCIEGINKGSCFRINHFPDDNDYDTDSSEYILRIVRASSLFPILSTILLMLGGLCVGVGRIYTRKNNILLSAGILFVAAGLSNIIGIIVYISSNAGDPSDKKDEDKKNQYNYGWSFYFGALSFIVAESVGVLAVNIYIEKNKETRCRARRDFIKSMTSSSPYARIPSYHRRRRRSRSSSRSSELSPGGMKRGGGFGGEMSMQVHNCFQEDVKDGGNRRTTPV